A window of Candidatus Babeliales bacterium contains these coding sequences:
- a CDS encoding OmpH family outer membrane protein → MRNRMFSATIMCAALISSTYNNAEDKNQFVSSETKKTNKSSELVVEKMTGRSISTVDILGDSNVMVEAAIGFVDSFAIMGDCQEGQKARKEIETKRDLASTEIQEESKKFEKAKSEYVSKSTTLSDSAREKTEKQLMKMERELKNLVAEKEEELKSDMQIATETLAQGLDAGVAKLAKNENLDVVFDKMTGRAMYVSEKFDFTSKAIKEVNKNYEVKLAQNKQTESAVKVADNKSTATKSPKISA, encoded by the coding sequence ATGAGAAATCGTATGTTTAGCGCTACCATCATGTGTGCAGCATTAATAAGTAGTACGTATAATAATGCTGAAGATAAAAATCAATTTGTATCTTCAGAAACAAAAAAAACTAATAAATCATCAGAGCTTGTTGTTGAAAAAATGACTGGTCGTTCTATTTCTACTGTTGATATTCTTGGTGATAGCAATGTGATGGTTGAAGCAGCAATTGGTTTTGTTGATTCATTTGCTATTATGGGTGACTGTCAAGAAGGTCAGAAAGCACGTAAAGAAATTGAAACTAAACGAGATTTAGCAAGCACAGAAATACAAGAAGAATCTAAGAAATTTGAAAAAGCTAAATCTGAGTATGTAAGTAAATCAACTACTTTGAGCGATTCTGCACGTGAGAAAACAGAAAAACAGTTAATGAAAATGGAACGTGAACTGAAAAATCTTGTAGCAGAAAAAGAAGAAGAGCTTAAGTCAGACATGCAAATTGCAACAGAAACTTTAGCACAAGGACTTGATGCTGGTGTAGCAAAATTAGCTAAGAATGAAAATCTAGATGTTGTATTTGATAAAATGACGGGTCGCGCGATGTATGTTTCAGAAAAATTTGATTTTACATCTAAGGCGATCAAAGAAGTAAATAAAAATTATGAAGTAAAACTTGCACAAAACAAACAAACTGAAAGTGCAGTTAAAGTTGCTGATAATAAATCTACCGCAACAAAATCTCCTAAAATTAGTGCATAA
- the polA gene encoding DNA polymerase I — MKFDAQKTLFLIDGSSFLYRAYYGLKPLHTPSGIPVQAVFSFCRMIKKMIDTYGPQYVALVWDSKGKTTRHEIFPNYKATRQAPPSDLFEQKKYILEFADLIGMRQVEQSGIEADDLMYSLAKEWIAPDKAVVFVTLDKDMGQALTLGEHVYLLDAFKQQFFNRAAIEAKMGFALEKIPFYFALLGDTSDNIPGVKGIGAKTAVDLVNQFDSLQDMYANIEAIKKTSTKTTLLAHENDAVLSLELFLLHYHPMNLSVEELYFNANSWNKSKPLFERLSFKSLVTNIGETKKESLQNIQTKITYWQKYNFKTVTTSQQLTDLCDYLREKGAFAVDTETTGLQALEVALVGISFCADEKTAYYIPCGHRSDETQLSFDEISIALKPILEDSRYKKYLHNAKYDKLVLASHGIELKGITLDTLIGASLIIKEWQAASLKKLSLFFFNEEMLSYDDITKGHTYKDFSYVPLELATLYSCADSYQTFRLVAIIEEAFTQEKKLHNLYTTIEHPLIDIVCDMEKEGINLDVACLQELDTKVIARLTVIEAEIAHVLGKEAVNLNSPRQMEYLLFSVLQLPPQKKSPTGKYSTDQEVLKILAVLHPIPELIMQYRELTKLKNTYINALPTYINKKTHRIHTTFSQTATATGRLASSNPNLQNIPADASSYGIEVRAAFKAESDKFFISADYSQIELRVLAYLSQDNNLLDAFLKNHDIHQQTAAHLFNVALDEVTHDQRQLGKRINFSVLYGLTPYGLSKDLGISFKNAKTYIERYFEQYPQVSAWMESVIEYTKKHGYVETIWGRRRYIPAIYEKNRTLYEEACRIAINTVAQGTAAEIVKLGMIAVNTELTTNHPDSSIVLQIHDELIISTPKSDVAAVEILIKDAMESVIAWNVPLIVTTRHGADWKAITK, encoded by the coding sequence ATGAAATTTGATGCTCAAAAAACTCTTTTTCTTATTGATGGATCTTCTTTTTTGTATCGTGCATATTATGGGCTTAAACCGTTACATACACCATCAGGCATTCCGGTACAAGCAGTTTTTAGTTTTTGTCGTATGATCAAAAAAATGATTGATACATACGGTCCACAGTATGTAGCTCTTGTATGGGATAGCAAAGGTAAAACAACGCGACATGAAATATTTCCCAATTATAAAGCTACCCGTCAAGCACCGCCAAGTGATTTATTTGAACAAAAAAAATATATTTTGGAATTTGCAGATCTTATTGGTATGCGTCAAGTTGAACAATCAGGTATCGAAGCAGATGATCTTATGTATTCATTAGCTAAGGAATGGATAGCACCTGATAAGGCAGTAGTATTTGTAACACTTGATAAAGATATGGGTCAAGCATTAACACTTGGTGAGCATGTTTATTTATTAGATGCTTTTAAGCAGCAATTTTTTAATCGAGCAGCTATAGAAGCAAAAATGGGTTTTGCTCTAGAAAAAATACCTTTTTATTTTGCATTGCTTGGTGACACGTCTGATAACATTCCCGGAGTTAAAGGAATTGGCGCTAAAACAGCCGTTGATCTGGTCAATCAGTTTGATTCATTGCAAGACATGTATGCAAATATTGAGGCGATAAAAAAAACAAGCACAAAAACAACTTTATTGGCACATGAAAATGATGCAGTACTCAGTTTAGAATTATTTTTATTGCACTATCATCCGATGAACTTATCTGTAGAAGAATTATATTTTAACGCAAATTCGTGGAATAAAAGCAAGCCATTATTTGAAAGACTTAGCTTTAAATCATTAGTTACGAATATTGGAGAAACTAAAAAAGAATCGCTGCAAAATATTCAAACTAAAATAACTTATTGGCAAAAATACAATTTTAAAACAGTAACAACATCACAACAATTAACTGATTTATGTGACTATCTACGAGAAAAAGGTGCATTTGCAGTAGACACCGAAACGACTGGTCTGCAGGCACTTGAAGTTGCATTAGTTGGTATTTCTTTTTGTGCTGATGAAAAAACTGCATATTATATTCCTTGTGGACATAGGAGCGATGAAACACAGTTATCATTTGATGAAATTAGCATAGCATTAAAGCCAATTTTAGAAGATTCACGCTATAAAAAATATTTGCATAATGCAAAGTATGACAAGCTAGTGCTTGCAAGCCATGGCATTGAGCTCAAAGGAATAACGCTTGATACCTTAATTGGTGCTAGTCTTATTATTAAAGAATGGCAAGCAGCAAGTTTAAAAAAATTATCTCTTTTCTTTTTTAATGAAGAAATGCTTTCATATGACGATATTACTAAAGGACATACATATAAAGATTTTTCCTATGTTCCTTTAGAGCTGGCAACCCTTTATTCTTGTGCTGATTCATATCAAACATTTCGTCTTGTTGCAATCATAGAAGAAGCATTTACACAAGAAAAAAAGTTACATAATTTATATACAACAATAGAGCATCCTTTAATTGACATCGTATGTGATATGGAAAAAGAAGGTATTAATCTTGATGTTGCTTGTCTTCAAGAACTTGATACAAAAGTAATTGCACGATTAACAGTAATTGAAGCAGAAATTGCTCACGTTCTAGGCAAAGAAGCAGTTAATTTAAATTCTCCTCGGCAAATGGAATATCTTCTTTTTAGCGTATTGCAATTACCGCCACAAAAAAAGAGTCCAACGGGCAAATATTCAACAGATCAAGAAGTTTTAAAAATTCTCGCAGTATTGCATCCCATTCCAGAATTAATAATGCAATATCGAGAGCTAACGAAATTAAAGAATACTTATATTAATGCACTGCCAACATATATTAATAAAAAAACGCACCGTATTCATACAACATTCAGCCAAACAGCAACAGCAACGGGACGTCTTGCAAGTTCAAATCCAAATCTACAAAACATTCCGGCTGATGCATCAAGTTATGGGATAGAGGTACGAGCTGCGTTTAAAGCTGAATCTGATAAATTTTTTATTTCTGCTGATTACTCTCAAATAGAATTACGTGTACTTGCCTATTTATCGCAAGATAATAATTTATTGGATGCATTTTTGAAAAACCATGATATTCATCAACAAACTGCTGCGCATTTATTTAATGTTGCCTTAGATGAGGTTACTCATGATCAGCGACAATTAGGTAAACGTATTAATTTTAGTGTTTTGTATGGACTTACACCATACGGCCTCTCCAAGGATTTAGGTATTTCTTTTAAAAATGCTAAAACTTATATTGAACGTTACTTTGAACAATATCCTCAGGTTTCAGCCTGGATGGAATCTGTTATTGAATACACAAAAAAACATGGATACGTGGAAACCATTTGGGGCCGTCGACGATATATTCCTGCTATATATGAAAAAAACCGCACATTGTACGAAGAAGCATGTCGCATAGCAATTAATACTGTTGCGCAAGGAACTGCAGCAGAGATTGTAAAATTAGGAATGATCGCAGTGAACACAGAGTTGACAACAAACCATCCAGATAGCTCTATTGTATTACAAATTCATGATGAATTAATTATTTCTACACCTAAATCTGATGTTGCCGCTGTTGAGATACTTATAAAAGATGCAATGGAATCCGTTATTGCATGGAATGTGCCTCTTATTGTTACAACACGTCATGGTGCGGATTGGAAAGCAATTACTAAGTAA
- a CDS encoding ABC transporter ATP-binding protein, whose amino-acid sequence MQSQGALAFIFMIIRPFKIYIGGMAIVALVWAFLLNVQPYLVKTILNVAMSDNQEYLFQQLASLISLYLISELIYILIFRVYDWITIQLRPTLKRYITRTLMDRMMEHSHSFYQNQFAGSLTTRIVDIATAIPDILRIVIDRLMACFLMLLFALYNISQIHMKFTLALGIWVIFFLGISIVLVFRNQYLAYDVADARAAATGSIVDILMNMASVRLFAGKKFEHAYLAHFTNDSVMKEQKRDWFFLKLHAFQGGSFLLFQVVCCWWLLNGLVYKVITPGDFVLVLTLNLHIIENFWNIAKDMREFWEKMGSIVQGLAIIQTPIDICDDVDAKDLIITKGEIVFDNVQFHYHDAESLFEHKSVIIQPGQKVGLVGFSGSGKSTFVNLILRLFDVTSGRIMIDGQDIRHVTQDSLHNAITMIPQDPSLFHRSLLDNILYGRRSAAHQEVINAAKRAYAHEFIVTLACGYDTQVGERGVRLSGGQRQRIAIARAILKNAPILILDEATSQLDSVTESQIQESLWELMQHKTTLVIAHRLSTLLQMDRILVFDNGSIIEDGSHEELLEQNGLYKKLWEAQIGGFLFDDQVAQS is encoded by the coding sequence ATGCAATCTCAAGGAGCATTGGCATTTATTTTTATGATCATAAGGCCTTTTAAGATATATATTGGTGGTATGGCTATTGTTGCTTTGGTATGGGCCTTCTTACTTAATGTGCAGCCATATCTGGTTAAGACTATTTTAAATGTAGCAATGAGTGATAATCAAGAATATCTTTTTCAGCAACTTGCATCTTTAATAAGTTTATATCTTATATCTGAACTTATTTATATTCTTATTTTTCGTGTATATGATTGGATAACTATTCAATTGCGTCCAACTTTAAAGCGTTATATAACTCGTACGCTCATGGATAGAATGATGGAGCATTCTCATTCTTTTTATCAAAATCAATTTGCAGGAAGTTTAACAACACGTATTGTTGATATTGCAACTGCTATCCCTGATATTTTACGCATAGTTATTGATCGTCTCATGGCATGTTTTTTAATGCTATTATTTGCATTGTATAATATATCGCAGATTCATATGAAATTTACTCTAGCTTTAGGAATATGGGTTATATTTTTTTTAGGAATTTCTATTGTTTTAGTTTTTCGTAATCAATATTTGGCTTATGATGTGGCTGATGCTCGTGCAGCTGCAACTGGTTCGATTGTTGATATTTTGATGAATATGGCAAGTGTTCGTCTTTTTGCTGGTAAAAAATTTGAACATGCTTATTTAGCACATTTTACTAATGATTCTGTTATGAAAGAACAAAAAAGAGATTGGTTTTTTTTAAAATTACATGCATTTCAGGGTGGATCATTTTTATTGTTTCAAGTAGTTTGTTGTTGGTGGTTACTTAATGGTTTGGTGTACAAAGTGATTACGCCAGGAGATTTTGTTTTAGTTCTTACATTGAACTTACATATTATTGAAAATTTTTGGAATATTGCAAAAGATATGCGTGAATTTTGGGAAAAAATGGGTAGTATTGTTCAAGGCCTTGCCATAATTCAAACACCTATTGATATATGCGATGATGTTGATGCCAAAGATCTTATTATAACTAAAGGTGAAATTGTTTTTGATAATGTTCAATTTCACTACCATGATGCAGAATCATTATTTGAGCATAAATCAGTTATTATTCAACCTGGTCAAAAAGTTGGTTTAGTCGGGTTTTCGGGAAGTGGTAAATCTACATTTGTTAATTTAATTTTGCGATTGTTTGATGTTACATCAGGAAGAATTATGATTGATGGTCAGGATATACGACATGTAACACAAGATAGCTTACACAATGCCATTACCATGATTCCTCAAGATCCATCTTTATTTCATCGGTCATTATTAGATAATATTTTGTATGGTCGACGTTCTGCAGCTCATCAAGAAGTAATTAACGCAGCAAAGCGTGCATATGCTCATGAATTTATCGTGACGTTAGCATGTGGTTATGATACACAGGTTGGTGAACGTGGCGTACGTCTGTCCGGTGGCCAGCGGCAACGCATTGCTATTGCACGTGCTATTTTAAAGAATGCACCTATTTTAATCCTTGATGAAGCAACGAGTCAACTGGATTCAGTGACGGAAAGTCAGATTCAAGAGAGTCTGTGGGAGTTGATGCAACATAAAACAACATTAGTCATAGCACATCGCCTTTCTACGTTATTACAGATGGATCGTATCCTCGTGTTTGATAATGGTAGTATTATTGAAGATGGTTCTCATGAAGAACTTCTTGAACAAAATGGTCTTTATAAAAAATTATGGGAAGCACAAATTGGCGGATTTTTATTTGATGATCAAGTAGCGCAAAGCTAA